The genome window TAGGTCAGGGCGCAGGCAAGAAGAATCTTTCTCGCCTCTTTTAAATCTTCAGCCGGAATCCATTTACCTTCGGCAAGTATGGGAAGGGCCCTTCTGAAGCTTGCGTCAAACTCCACTGGGAGAGTAATAAGATGAACCACAATTGGGAATCCAAGAGCCAGAAATCCTCCGGCTGCGACCAGAAGTCCTGCGGCAGGGACTCTGAGAACAGAGATTATTATGGGGACGCCCAGAATAAGAAAAGCGCCGGCCTTTTCAGCATAAAAACCAGCATGGGCGAGTCTTGTTCTTAAAACCAGGGGAAGATATCCTTCCCGTCTCTGGATTGCGTGGCCAATCTCATGGGCAGCAACTACAACTGAGGTCAGCGATCTTTTGCCGCAATTGAATCTTGTCAGACGGACAATATTCAATAAAGGGTCATAATGATCGCCTGCAAGGCTCTCTTCCACTTTCACATCATCCATGCCAAGCTCTTTCAGCAAAAGGCGGGCGAACTCAAATCCATCTCCTGAAAAATACTCGGACTTGCTGTTTCTTGCCAGAACCGAACCGGCCCACAAAGCTGGTCCATAAAGAACAGAAAGAATAATGATTGCAAATATTAACCAGAGCATGGTTCGTAGAGTCTCCCCTGCCAGGTGTCCCTTTTTTCAAGGAGCTTTATTACAGCCTGACGGTTAGGTGTCTTGTCAAGTGCCCACATAGGAGCAACAAGCTCGTCAGGATGGGGGTCAGCTGTTATCCGGTGAATTATCATTTCAGGAGGAAGAAGCTCCAGAAAGTCGCAGGCAAGTTCAGAATACTCATCCCTTGACATGCATGTGTAATCCCCCTTTTTGTACATTTCATCGAGAGCTGTTCCCTTGACAACATATAAAAGATGAAGCTTGACGCCGTCTATTCCAAGAGAGGCTATTTTTCTTGCTGACGCGAGCATCATCCCGCGTGTTTCGCCTGGAAGTCCGAGAATAATATGGCAGCAGATTTTTATGCCCCGGTTTTTTGTCATTTCCACGGCCTTAACAAATGTCTCATAATCATGGCCGCGGTTTATTATATCAAGGGTTGAATCATGAACTGACTGAAGCCCGTATTCCATCCAGATAAGATGTTTTTCAGCATAGCCAGCAATAAGATCAATCTTTTCCTGATCCACGCAGTCAGGCCTTGTTCCAATTGAAAGCCCGACAACGCCCTCGACTGAAAAAGCCTCGTCATACATTTCCTTAAGGCGTTCCACAGGTGCGTATGTGTTTGTGAATGACTGGAAATAAGCAAGAAACTTCTTGGCCTTATACCTCTGGCCCACTCCTTTTTTCGCAGATTCTATCTGCCTTGCTATGGGAATACCCTGGACGCTCAGGCCGGTTCCTGACCCCTGGGGATTGCAATAAATGCACCCGCCGGTTCCTCGGCTTCCATCCCTGTTAGGGCATGTAAGACCCGCATCGACCGTTATCTTCTGCACTCTTTCCCCAAAAAGAGAGCGAAGATAGTTATTCAAATCATTATATCTTGCCTGCATTTGCTTGACCTTGTTCAAACTGGTGATATACTTCGTTTTTGTTTTTTTCTGAAACACGGATAACACAAACGGCCCAACTTAAGGAATCCTAAAAAAAGATAAAATGGCTTTTTATAATAAAAAATACGACGTTATTGTTACCGGAGCAGGCCACGCAGGATGCGAAGCAGCACTTGCAGCGGCGAGAATGGGCTGCTCGGTTCTTGTTTTGACCATAGATCTTGACAAGGTTGCGGCCATGCCTTGCAGCCCTTCAATTGGCGGTACTGCAAAAGGCGCACTTGTAAGGGAAATCGATGCCCTCGGCGGCGCGATGGCGAGGGCGGCTGACATTACAGCCCTTCAGTACAGGACCCTTAATACCAAAAAAGGGCCGGCTGTTCATTCCACAAGAACCAGAAACGACAAGAAAAAATACCACATGACCATGAAAACGGTAATGGAATCATGTGAAAATCTTGATCTCAAACAGGGAATAGTTGAACGCCTTGTAGTTGAAGACGGGAAAATAGTCGGCGTCATAGATCACACAGGTTTCGGATTCATGGCAGGCGCAGTCATTCTCGCAGGAGGAACATTTTTCAGCGGCCTCGTTCACATCGGAACAAGCTCCATAAAGGCAGGAAGAGCAGGAGAGTTCGCATCTTACAGCCTTCCCGAGCATCTCAGGGAACTCGGTTTTGAGCTTGGGAGAATGAAAACAGGAACTCCTCCGAGACTCCACAGGCGCAGCATCGATTTTTCCAAATTTTCAGTTCATATGCCTGATGATGTGCCTGTCCCTTTTTCATACAGAACTTCAGGCGAAATGCCGGTTCAATACCCAAGCTTCATGGGCAGAACAAATACGAGAAGCAGACAAATAGTTCAGGATCACATACATCTTTCACCGCTTTATAATGGAACCATAAAAGGCGTTTCAGCCAGGTATTGCCCTTCATTTGAAGACAAGACAATGCGCTTTCCTGAAAAGGAGACCCATAACGTAATCTTAGAACCAGAAGGCCTTGAGACAGACGAAATCTATGCAAGCGGTCTTGGTAACAGTCTTCCAGTCGAGGTTCAGATTCAGTTCGTGAGATCCGTCGAAGGACTCGAAGAAGCAGAAATAATGCGCCCGGCCTATGCCATAGAATATGATTACATCAATCCTTTGCAGCTGAAGCCCACCCTTGAGACCAAGCTCATTTCAGGTCTTTTCACGGCAGGCCAGATAAACGGAACATCAGGATATGAAGAAGCAGGAGCCCAGGGAATATGGGCAGGAATAAACGCTGCATGCAAAATTCAAAAAAGGCCGGAATTCATCCTCGACAGATCCGAAGCATATATGGCCGTTCTTGTTGACGACCTTGTGACACGGGGAACCAAAGAACCATACAGAATGTTCACATCAAGGGCTGAATACAGGCTGATTCTGAGGGAAGATAATTCAGATCTAAGGCTTGCGGCAAAAGCATTTGAATATGGCCTGATATCAAAGGATCGTTTTCAGGAACTTGAAGACACAAGGGCTATAATTGATTCTGAATTTAAAAGGGTCAAGGCTGCAACTGTCAGACCAACTCCAGAAAACAACGAGTGGCTTGAATCCAAGGGATCTTCGCCAATCACCACAGGCGCTCACATGGATCAGCTTCTTAAAAGAGCCGAGCTTGATTATTCTGCGGTCGAAGCCCTTGCGCCCCCGGAAAACAAAATCCCTGAAAAAGCCAGCCGCCAGGTTGAAATCGAAATCAAGTATGAGGGTTACATAAGCAGGCAGATGCAGGAAATTGAGCGATTCAGGGACATTGAAAAAATAAGGATTCCCGACGGATTCGACTACAGCATCATACAGGGACTTTCAACAGAGCTTAAGGGCAAGCTGGAAAAAATAAAACCTTCTTCAGTGGGGCAGGCATCCAGAATTGAGGGAATAACCCCTGCGGCCATATCTGCTGTAATGATAGCCATAAAAGCGTGGAAGAAAAATAAGGATGCCGGATAAATGCCTGGAAAGCTTATCGTTTCCGGGCTTAAGGCCCTTGATATCGGCCCTGTGAACCTGGAAATAAATCCTGGTGAAACCGTTTGCATAAAAGGTGATTCAGGATCAGGGAAAAGCATTATGCTCAAGGCAATTGTGGATATAATTCCCCATGATGGGGATGTCTTCCTTGGGACAACCTCCATGAACATGGTCTCAGGGCCTGAATGGAGAAAAAAGGTGGGGCTTCTTCCAGCAAGTAGTTCATGGTGGGAAGACAGGGTAAGGGATCATTTCATATTTCCGGAACAGACTGATTTCGGCATTATGGGCTTTGAAAATGATATCCTTGAATGGGAAATAAAAAGGCTCTCAAGTGGAGAAAAGCAGAGACTTTCAATATTGCGGCTGCTCGAGAACAGACCAGAGGCTCTTCTTCTCGATGAACCCACAGCCAATCTTGATCCAGGAAATACAGAAAGAGTCGAAAACATCATATCAGATTTTTCAAAAAGTACGGGATGCCCGGTAATATGGGTAAGCCATGATACTGCCCAGGCTGACAGGATCGCTTCAAGGCTTTTTATAATGAATAATGGCAAGCTGACAGAGGGATAAATGGAACCAATAATCAAACTGTCAGTTCTTGACCTTTCGGTTTCGGCGGTATTCATTGCCGTGCTTGCGGCCATCGCCTACAGAATGCGTCTTGGAATATCGAGAATCCTTATTTCAAGCGCGGCAAGGGCCTTTATACAGCTTTCCCTTGTCGGCATAGCTCTCAAATTTATATTCGAGAAGTCGAACCCTTTATGGATAAGCTTAATATCAGTAATCATGCTTCTTTCAGCAGCCAGAGAAGTTTACGGAAGACAGAAGAGAAAACACAGCGGAGCCTCGGGTTTTATGATGGGTGCGCTCCCTCTTATGGTTTCATCATTTACGATAACAATTCTGGCCTTGACGATAATAATTAAAATCAAGCCCTGGTACACCCCTCAATACGCCATACCCTTACTTGGAATGCTTCTTGGCAATACAATGACAGGCATAGCCCTCGGCCTTGACAGGCTGAGTCAGGGAGCATGGGACAGAAAAGATGAGATCGAGGCAAGGCTCATGCTGGGACACAAGGCCCAGGATGCCATATCAGAAATCAAAAAGGACAGCATCCGAAGTGCCATGACTCCGATAATAAACTCCATGTCAGTGGCAGGACTCGTAAGCCTTCCCGGAATGATGACGGGCCAGATTCTCGGCGGCAATCCTCCCATGGAAGCAGTAAAATATCAGATCCTGATAATATTTCTCATCGCATGTGCGTCAGGATTCGGGGTAATAATTGCGGTACATGCTTCTTCTGCAAGGCTTTTTGATGTACGCCAGAGACTGAGACTGGACAGACTGAAAACAGACAGATAAAGCAAAACTTTAAAACACAGGCCTGTTTTGCCAAACTTCCGTATTCATAAATCTTCACAGATACTGAAATTACGGGCTTGACAGCACTTACTACAAAATTAAATTATCTCTGAGAGAGAATCTATACTACGAGGATATAATATACTATGGCAGCCGAAGATTATTATAAGGAATTGGGAGTGGCAAAAACAGCCACTGCCGAAGAAATCAAAAAGTCTTACAGGAAACTTGCGGTAAAATATCACCCTGACAAAAACAAGGGCGACAAGGCGGCAGAGGAAAAATTTAAAAAAATCAGCGAGGCCTATGCCGTTCTGAGCGATCCTGAAAAAAGAAAACAGTATGACACATACGGATCAACTGATTTCCACCAGAGATACAGTCAGGAAGATATTTTCAAAAATTTCGATTTCAGCAACATATTCAGTGAGTTCGGATTTGACTTTGGCGGTGGCGGAGGAGGTTTCAATTTTGGGAAAGGCCGGCACGGACACAGATCAGCGCATCAGAGATTCAGTCAGCATGGCGGCAACACAAAGGGGACAGATCTCAGCTACGAAATAAGCCTGACTCCATATGAAGTTTTTCATGGTACTGAAAAGACCGTAACACTTAGTTCCGGAGGATCAAATGAACAGGTAAACGTAAAAATACCCAAAGGAATGGTTACCGGGAAAAAAATCAGACTGACAGGAAAAGGCGAAAGAAGCCCTTTTGGAGGACAGCCAGGCGACCTCTATATAGTCTCAAAAGTTGTTCCTGACTCCCAATTTGAAGTTGAGGGACAAGATGTAATATCAACCCACGAAATAAAACTTACAGAAGCAATAATAGGCACAAAAGTGAATGTCAGCACACTGGACGGCCGCGAAATATGCGTAAAAATCCCTCCGGGAACACAGCATAAAACAAAAATGCGCATTCCAGGTCTTGGCATACCCCATATGAAGGACAATCAAAAAGGTGATATGTTTGTCCTCATAAATATCAGAATGCCCAAGAGCCTCACAACCGAACAGTCAAAAATAGTTGATGAACTTGCAAAAACAGGGCTTTGACAAGGTGCGCCTCAGGCGGATCGCTTTTTGCAAAAAGCGATCCGCCTGAGGCCATCCAAAATAGATGCATTCTATATTTGATGGTCTTGCAAAAAATCAAAAAAAGGGCATTGAAGTCATGCCGGACTTGATCCGGCATTTTTGTATTTTCAGGTACTTCTGGATTCCGGCCTGTGCTGAATGATGGCAATAGGACTTTTTGCGACTTTGCCATATTTAAAACCTGAATAAGAGGTACATAGCCAATAACAGCCTATTTAGGCATAGGAAGTCTGACTATTATCTTGCATCCCCTGCCCGGCTCTGACTCAGCCTCCATGAAGCCGCCGTGGTTTTCAGTCACGATAAAATAAGCAAGGGATAGTCCAAGGCCTGTACCCTGGCCGACCTGCTTGGTTGTAAAAAAAGGCTCAAACACTTTCTTCCTCGTTTCCTCATCCATCCCAGGCCCATTGTCCTTAATCTCTATGCAGGCCATTTTTCTTTTGACATAAAGCCTCACAAGAAACTCAGGCTCATTGCCATCAAGGATTCCACCGGATTCGAACATTGCTTGGGCGCCATTCCTGAAAATATTAAGAAAGACCTGCTGCATCTTGTTTCTCTCACAAGGCACCATTGGCATATTCTGCTGGTAGTCCCTAACAATATTGATTTTCCTGAAATCATAGGATTTCTTTAAATCATAATCGCTTGCTGCAAGTTCAAGGGTCTTTTCAATAATATCGGAGATATCAGCAGGCTCAGTCCTTGCGGATTCCTTCCTGCTGAAACTAAGCATGTTCTCAACTATTGAGGCTGCCCTCTGGCCGGATGAAAGGGATAGATCAATCATCTTGATCAGGTTGCGCCTTTCGGAATAATCCGCTATTTTTGCGATATCTGTTCCGCAGGCAAGAGCAACATCCTCATTATTTTTATTTTTTTCGACCAGCCTTGATTTTATCACCTGCATATTCTGAATAATGGCTGCAAGCGGGTTATTTATTTCATGAGCCATTCCTGCTGCAAGGCCTCCGATGGAAAGCATCTTTTCTGATTGGATCATGATTTCTTCCATTCTGACCTTGTCAGTAACATCGTCAACCCTTATGACAGCACCTTCAGCACCGTTTGAAACCAACGGATAGACAGTAATATCAGCAAGAAATTTCATTGTATCGGTTTCAAGGCTTATTTTGCTGTATTTGCCAGGAGCCCGGTTCAGGATAGCCTGCCTCACATTATCCATCCCGAATCCAAGGTCAGGGAAAATATCAAAAAATCTTTTTCCTATCACAAAATCAGCAGAATACTTGGATAGCTTTTCTGCCTCCTTGTTCCACTGGGTTATTCTTCCGGCAGGATCGACACCTATGATTGCAGATGGCATTGAATCGATAATGTTTTTAAGAAATTTCCTGAGCTGCCACATTTGTTCCTCGGCCTGACGCTGCTCGGTTATATCTATTATAACTCCGTCTATGAGGCTGATTTCGCCATCATTGTCCGCAGCACCCTGACCGCTCTCATAAACCCACCTGTAAAGCCCTGTCGAGTGCCTTATCCGATACTCGGCCACAAATCCGCGTCCGCTGAAAAAAGCCTCCAAAATAGTATTTCTGATCATTGACTGGTCATCGGCATGAATAATCTCCCTGTATGCGGAGATGCCTTTACCAAGAAACACTGAAGAGGGATAGCCAGTTATCTCCTCAATCGCCTCACTTACAAATTCAATATTCCAGCCATTATCTTTCCTGCATCTGTAAACAGCTCCGGGAGTGTTCTCCACAAGGCTTCTGAACTTTGCCTCATTTTCCCTGAGTTCTTCCTCAATTCTCTTTATTTCAGTAATATCTCTTCCTGTTACAAGCACGGTCACAGAGTCATTGTCGCCGTCAACTTCAGGAATAAAAAGACAATCAAGCCAGAGCCCAGAACCTGTCTGAAAATCCATGCGCTGTCTTTCCCTGATATTCAAGGCTGAATTTATTGCGTTTGCAAAAAGCATGGACAAGGATGACGGGAGGCCTATTTCATATACTGTTTTCCCGAACAGTCTGTTTTCATCGCATTCAGTAATGAGAGAGGCACCTGGGTTGGCATAAACAATTTTAAGGGATGAATCGAATCTGATTATGAAATCCGTAGAATTCTCGGCAAGAGTTCTGTACCTTTCCTCGCTCTCCCTCGATTTTTTCTCTGAGTCGCATAACTCCTTATTTCTAAGCTCAAATGTCTTAACAGCCTTCCTTATTCTGCCCCTGACCTGGATGGTCAATAAATAAGCCAGCAAAGCCATAATAACCAGAATCACGGCAATGGCTGCAATATATCTCCAGTAATAAAAAGATGAAGCATCCCCGCCGGTCCACCTGTTTACAATGGACTGGATTTCCTTGTCCGATATCTGGGAAAATCCCTTTTCAATTAAATAGGCCAATCCTGCTTTGTCTTTTCTCACCGCTGCCATTACGGAACTCTTATAAACAGGCTCCTTTGAAAACCTAAAATTATTGTCACCATCCAATTTTGAGAGGAAATAAAGACCGACAGGCAGGTCACAGACAAATGCCCTTATCTCTCCGGATACGGCAGCCCTGATCATGCCTTCATATGAGTCAAACATGACGGTAATCAGAGACGGGGAATTATCCGAAAGATACTGTGCGAAATCATCACCCTTCACAAAACCGACCCTGAAACCTGCCAGATCTTTTAATTCTTTTACGCCATAAACGCTTTTGTGAAAAAAGATACTGGTATTCAGACTAAAATACGGTTTGGTGAATACGTATTCTGCGGCCCTTTCATCTGTATAAAGAACGCCCGAAAGTACATCGGCCTTACCTGACTGGACAAGGGAAGCTGCGTCCTTCATGGACATGCATCTGTATTCTATGGGAATTCCTGTCTTTGATGACCAAAGCCGCCATATATCGACAAATATCCCCCGCGCCTTGCCATCGTTTGCGAGAAATTCCATGGGCGCGTAATCAGAATCACCTGCTATGATCAATTTTGAAGGGACTGATAAAGATGACTGATCCCGTTCAGGCTCTGAGGCAAAAACTGACTGAAAAAAGGTAATGTAAAGCAGAAGTACCAATATAAAAAAGAAGGCGTCTGCTTTTTGTTTGCAAGAAAATTTTATCATTATACCCATATCTATGAGTTTATGTTCAACTTAAAATACCGTCATTCATCAGAGCCAGCATCTTCACCGAACTTACTTAATCTGTACCTGAGAGACCTTAGGTTGATCCCAAGAAGTTCGGCCGCTTTTGTCTTGTTTCCGTTTGAGGCGGCCATGGCTCTTTTAACATATTCTTCCTCAATCTCTGCAAGAATCCTATCTATCTCAACGCCTTTCTCAACATCGTTAAGGTCGTAACGTCTCCCTGCACCGGTTCCTTCTATCCATCTTCTTCTTTTGTGAAGGGACAGGGAAAGACTCTCAGGAAGAATTATATTTGTGGCGGAAAGAGCGACGCTTCTTTCAATTATATTTTCAAGCTCCCTTATATTCCCTGGGAAATCATATTTACAAAGGAGATCAAGTGCATAAGAAGACAGTTTTCTTATTTCCTTGCCCATTTCCTTTGAATATTTCTCTAAAAAATGCTGGGCAAGAGCCTTAATATCCGATTTTCTTTCCCTCAGAGGCGGCATCTTGATTTCAATTACATTAAGGCGGTAGTAAAGATCCTCCCTGAACTTGCCCTCAATGACTTCCTTTTCAAGACTCTTGTTAGTGGCTGCAACAAATCTTATATCAACCTTTATATCTTCAGTGCTGCCAACAGCCTTGAATTTTCTCTCCTGAACAGCCCTCAGAAGCTTTACCTGAAGAGACAGAGGAAGTTCGCCTATTTCATCAAGAAAGACAGTGCCTCCGTTTGCTGATTCAAGAAGACCTTTTTTGTCAGAGCTTGCTCCTGTAAAAGCGCCTCTCTTGTATCCGAAAAACTCACTTTCCATGAGATTTTCAGGGATTCCGCCGCAATTTATAACAACAAATGGTTTTTCCTGCCTGCCGCTTAAACTATGAATTGACTCCGCAATCTTTTCCTTGCCTGTTCCGCTTTCGCCTGAGATCAGGACATTTGTTCTGGTTGGAGCAATCTCTCTGATTACATCATAAATCCTCATCATTTCAGGACAGTTACCAACAATTGATCCAAAATGAAGATTCTGTTTACTTTCATCCTCAATGGCTCTTTTTTCAAGGTCAGGAGTTCTGAGTTTGAGGGCTTTTTCTATGGACGAGAGGAGTTCTTTATTATCAAACGGTTTGGGAAGATAGTCGTATGCACCGGAATTCATAGCCTCAACAGCAGTCTCTGCACTTGCAAAGGCAGAAATCATTACAACAGGAAGATGTGAATTTATGGATTTTGCTTCCTTAAGCACATCGATTCCTGTCATATCCCCAAGCTTGATGTCACAGAGCACAAGATCATACATTTCATTTTTAAGAAACTTCTTTGCCGACTTTCCACTCTCGGCGAGCGAGACTCTATACCCTTTTTTTGAAAGGATAAAATCAAGAAATTCCCTCATGCCAAGTTCATCATCGACAACAAGTATACGGACAGAATCAGATGTCATAATTTAATGGCTTTTTCTTTCAGAATCATGATTGAAGATTAAAAAACAGAGCAAAACTTATGGATTCACTGCATTAAGGGACCAAAAAGCGCCGAGTCCAGTGCCTGCATAATAAGCAAATCCTTATTTCATGTAGCACTTTGAACAATTATAGGCAAGAAAAGGGATTATTGTAACCTGCCGTAATGCAAAATTAAAAACATCTGCAAGAAAACAACAAAAAAGATATTTACTGATTTTTTATCATAATAACAAAGTCGCAAAAAGCCCGATTACCGTCATTCCGGCGCAGACCGGAATCCAGTAGTATATAAAAACGCTGGATACCGGATCAAGTTGGGTTTGTTGCGATCTCGTCAAAATTTATCAGCAAACTGTATTTGACTGGTTTTTTTATTTAATATATAGTCGCACTAATTCAATATAAAAAACCACGCTTAATCAAGATTTCAATTTCCGTCATTCCTGCTCAGGCCGGAATCCAGAAGTGTCTAAAAATAATGGATGGCGGATCAAGTCCCGTATGACGCCGTTGCCTTTTTTAAGTTTTTGCGAGACCATCAAAATTCATTTCAGGTAAATTACTGACCATATATTTTCACAAAGACCCTGAATGCTGAACTCCAAATGGAATCTTGCGATCTGCCCTCAATATTTTAAGGTTGCCTCTAAAATTTAGATTTTTTTACTGAACGGCAGTTTTTTAATTACTCTTGCCAATATAGCAACAACAATTTCTTTTATTCTTTTCCAAGAATCATTAAGCTCTAAGGAACATTATGAACCGAGTACTTGAAGACATTGAATGCATTCCGGGGGTTTCAGGGGCCTGCTTTTACAGTACGCAGAAAGGGATCATTTCACAGAAGATTTCACATGAAAAAGCTAAGCAAAGCATTGGCAGCGTGGCAAAAATCCTGGCCAAAATGTATACAGGCGGAATGGAATCATATGGCAACGTGGAGAAGATCTCCCTGAAATTCAATGAAATGAATTTCATTATTACCATGATCACAGAAAAAATTTTCCTGATCATTATTCATGATGAAGAGGTCAACACGGATCTTTTAGGATTGACCATATCGGAAAACGTAAAATCTCTGAAAGCGCATATCTCAAAAAATGACGGGACAAAAATAGTTGCCCATCCAGCGCATTCAGACAGGAGTCCCCCAAAATCAGGCAATCAACTGTCAATTGAAACGGCAATCAAAGCGGAACCTGTAACGCAGACCCTCTGCGCCATGGAAAAAATGCTGAACAAAGTCATGGGACCGATGGCTTCCATTGTATTCAATGACACCCTTCAGACATGGATAAAAGATTCCAGGGAGCAGGACAGCTTTTCAATTGACAAACTTGCCTGTCTTTTATTCGAAGAAATCAATGATCCGGAAAAAATTGTTATATACAAGGCTATGATTGATCCTCACCTGAAACCAATCAGAGAACATTATCATGCCCACAGCACTTGATTTGACGGAAGTATCCGAAATCAGCGGGGTAAAAAAAAGCGCTTTTATACAGCAATGCAGTAAATATTGTAATTTCAAGCTATTATGTGCTTAATTCAAAGTCAAAGAACAGGTTTTATGCGGTCATAAATCAGGATTCGATTAAAAAACTGATCCAGCCTTATTAAGCTTTGGCAAAAAGGCAATTTTTTTTTTTGGGGGGGGGCAGGCTCCTGTTTTCAATTGGCATCCACATTTACATCCTCGCTGATAAAAGACATCACCAGATTCATTATCGAGATGAATGAAAAGCGAAATTT of Desulforegula conservatrix Mb1Pa contains these proteins:
- a CDS encoding sigma-54-dependent transcriptional regulator, translated to MTSDSVRILVVDDELGMREFLDFILSKKGYRVSLAESGKSAKKFLKNEMYDLVLCDIKLGDMTGIDVLKEAKSINSHLPVVMISAFASAETAVEAMNSGAYDYLPKPFDNKELLSSIEKALKLRTPDLEKRAIEDESKQNLHFGSIVGNCPEMMRIYDVIREIAPTRTNVLISGESGTGKEKIAESIHSLSGRQEKPFVVINCGGIPENLMESEFFGYKRGAFTGASSDKKGLLESANGGTVFLDEIGELPLSLQVKLLRAVQERKFKAVGSTEDIKVDIRFVAATNKSLEKEVIEGKFREDLYYRLNVIEIKMPPLRERKSDIKALAQHFLEKYSKEMGKEIRKLSSYALDLLCKYDFPGNIRELENIIERSVALSATNIILPESLSLSLHKRRRWIEGTGAGRRYDLNDVEKGVEIDRILAEIEEEYVKRAMAASNGNKTKAAELLGINLRSLRYRLSKFGEDAGSDE